One window from the genome of Pyrus communis chromosome 16, drPyrComm1.1, whole genome shotgun sequence encodes:
- the LOC137721292 gene encoding probable WRKY transcription factor 53, whose protein sequence is MEKRKSMEREQESLTSELTQGKELAEQLMSHLHHSSSEETRDFLISKILFSYEKALSLLTGSGDGSDGESKHITARETMLESPTSFGNSSPLSEISNQDCKHKNVFKKTKTMPSWTEEVKVSSGTGLDGSLDDGYSWRKYGQKNILGANHPRGYYRCTHRGTQGCVATKQVQKSDADPTTFVLTYRGVHTCNKASQLARVKQGLKGNQNKTLEVKKAKQFSPEMSFSFGRAGLRVKTEHLDAREDDIFSPFYFPSTPIESEKVGDHIFCSTMMENNLVDGYAPIFGSPSATFESDYLAVSPCHMSSFGLAHDVQTSESGLTEIISAPTSVTNSPIGDFDFSIDDLEFPPEYLT, encoded by the exons ATGGAGAAGAGAAAGAGCATGGAGCGGGAGCAGGAGAGTCTAACCAGTGAGCTAACGCAAGGGAAGGAGCTGGCTGAGCAGCTCATGAGCCACCTCCACCATTCCTCCTCAGAAGAAACAAGAGATTTTCTGATTTCAAAGATACTGTTTTCATATGAGAAGGCACTCTCACTGCTCACAGGTAGTGGGGATGGATCTGATGGAGAATCCAAACACATCACAGCTCGTGAAACTATGTTGGAATCACCAACTTCATTTGGCAATAGTAGCCCACTGAGTGAGATCTCTAACCAGGATTGCAAGCACAAAAATGTCTTCAAGAAGAC GAAAACAATGCCCAGCTGGACCGAGGAAGTGAAGGTTTCCTCTGGAACAGGGTTAGATGGGAGTCTTGATGATGGCTATAGTTGGAGAAAATATGGCCAAAAGAATATCCTCGGAGCTAATCATCCAAG AGGCTACTACAGATGCACACATCGTGGAACACAGGGTTGCGTAGCTACCAAGCAAGTTCAGAAATCAGATGCAGATCCAACAACCTTCGTGCTAACCTACAGGGGAGTCCATACTTGTAACAAAGCCTCTCAGTTGGCTAGGGTTAAGCAAGGGTTAAAGGGcaaccaaaataaaaccctagaagTAAAAAAAGCGAAACAATTTTCACCAGAGATGTCGTTCAGTTTTGGAAGAGCAGGGCTTAGAGTTAAAACTGAACATTTGGACGCTAGAGAGGATGATATATTTTCACCCTTCTACTTCCCTTCCACTCCGATTGAATCCGAAAAAGTTGGGGACCATATTTTCTGCTCAACGATGATGGAGAACAATTTGGTCGATGGCTATGCTCCAATATTTGGATCTCCATCAGCAACGTTTGAGTCGGACTACTTGGCGGTGTCACCGTGCCATATGAGCAGTTTCGGACTAGCGCATGATGTGCAGACTTCAGAATCTGGTCTCACTGAGATAATCTCAGCTCCAACTTCAGTTACCAATTCACCAATTGGGGATTTTGATTTCTCAATTGATGATTTGGAATTTCCCCCAGAATATTTGACTTAA
- the LOC137721293 gene encoding NADPH HC-toxin reductase 1-like, with product MENTRVCVTGGSSYLGSSLIKRLLEKGYTVHATLRNLGDPFKVGLLKGLPTLGADNRLKLFQADIYNPDEFETAIQGCNYIFHLATPLQHEPKDTQFKDTSEAAVSGIKSIVRSCIKSGTIKRLIYTASVVAASPIKDSGNGFKQFMDESCWTPLNLSFALANKVLIDYTHSKSLSEKEVLKHASGDLEVVSIACALVGGDTLLTAMPESMGVLISQITKDSRRYQTLRFLEELLGKVPIVHIEDVCEAHILCMEKPSINGRFLCASAYLSSAEIASHWEKNYPGLRIAEEFVEDSGRDIGWGSTKLKKIGFEYKFDAKVILDDTLKWAQKMGEFASSQNTVVPK from the exons ATGGAGAACACAAGGGTTTGCGTTACTGGAGGCTCAAGCTACCTCGGCTCTTCACTTATCAAAAGGCTCTTAGAGAAAGGATACACCGTCCATGCAACCCTAAGAAATCtgg GTGATCCATTTAAAGTGGGACTTCTCAAGGGTCTTCCTACTCTTGGTGCAGACAACAGACTGAAATTGTTTCAAGCAGATATATATAATCCTGATGAGTTTGAGACAGCAATTCAAGGGTgcaactatatttttcacttggCCACCCCATTGCAGCACGAGCCCAAGGATACTCAG TTCAAAGACACTTCTGAAGCTGCAGTTTCGGGAATTAAGAGCATAGTGAGGTCTTGTATCAAATCAGGCACCATAAAGCGGCTCATTTACACAGCCTCTGTGGTGGCCGCATCACCAATCAAGGACTCTGGAAATGGCTTCAAACAGTTTATGGATGAGTCCTGTTGGACTCCCCTCAATCTTTCATTTGCCCTTGCCAATAAAGTATTGATT GACTATACACACTCAAAGAGCCTTTCAGAGAAAGAAGTGTTGAAGCACGCTAGTGGTGACCTTGAAGTAGTCAGCATTGCCTGTGCCCTTGTGGGAGGGGACACACTTCTCACTGCTATGCCTGAGAGCATGGGAGTGCTCATTTCACAAATCACAAAAGATAGTAGGAGATACCAAACCCTGAGATTTTTGGAGGAATTGCTTGGTAAAGTTCCAATTGTGCACATTGAAGATGTTTGTGAGGCACACATACTATGCATGGAGAAGCCTTCCATCAAtggcagatttctatgtgccaGTGCATATTTGTCTTCAGCAGAAATAGCATCTCACTGGGAAAAAAATTACCCAGGTCTCAGAATAGCTGAAGA GTTTGTGGAGGATTCAGGGAGAGACATTGGCTGGGGTTCCACAAAGCTGAAGAAAATTGGATTTGAGTACAAATTTGATGCCAAGGTGATATTAGATGACACTTTAAAGTGGGCCCAAAAGATGGGTGAGTTTGCTTCCAGCCAAAATACTGTTGTCCCCAAGTAA